A genomic region of Borrelia duttonii Ly contains the following coding sequences:
- the guaA gene encoding glutamine-hydrolyzing GMP synthase, with the protein MSNNALVILDFGSQYSQLIARKIREMGVYTIIVTYSLSAKEIKDMNPVGLILSGGPASVYLDEAPGVDIEIFDLGIPILGICYGMQLIIKVFGGVISKCDKQEFGHTELFIDDNKADLFLELPSKFEVMMSHGDNIEKIPEGFKQIAYTKVCVGAVFNLEKRIYGVQFHPEVSCCDIGNQIFMNFVFKICKAQTNWDLSNSIEDLVKGIRHEVGDSKVILGLSGGIDSLVCALLINKAIKDNLICVFVDTGFLRKNEANEILEFNKKYNLNIKHIDSSLLFLTNLRDVDDPEEKRKIIGKTFVEIFEKVALEEDDIKYLAQGTIYSDVIESDVKNNVCSSKNIKSHHNVGGLPDKINLNLLEPLRNLFKDEVIQLGVQLGLEEEVLYRHPFPGPGLAIRIIGEITKDKIDILQGADHIFIEELLINNLYYKVRQAFVVLLPVRTVGVMGDNRTYEYTAVIRCVNTLDFMTASWVELPYSFLRKVSSRIINEIRGINRVCYDISSKPPATIEWE; encoded by the coding sequence GTGAGTAATAATGCATTAGTTATCTTGGATTTTGGTTCTCAGTATAGTCAACTTATTGCAAGAAAAATTAGAGAGATGGGTGTATATACAATAATAGTTACATATTCTCTTTCTGCTAAAGAAATTAAGGATATGAATCCTGTAGGGTTAATTTTAAGTGGCGGTCCTGCTTCTGTATATTTGGATGAAGCACCTGGTGTTGATATTGAGATTTTTGATTTGGGTATTCCTATTTTGGGGATATGTTATGGTATGCAATTGATTATTAAGGTATTTGGAGGTGTGATTTCTAAGTGTGATAAGCAGGAATTTGGACATACTGAATTATTTATTGATGATAATAAAGCCGATTTATTTTTAGAGCTTCCAAGTAAATTTGAAGTGATGATGAGTCATGGAGATAATATAGAAAAAATACCAGAGGGTTTTAAGCAAATTGCTTATACTAAGGTTTGTGTTGGAGCTGTATTTAATTTAGAGAAAAGAATTTATGGTGTACAATTTCATCCGGAAGTAAGTTGTTGTGATATTGGTAATCAAATATTTATGAATTTTGTTTTTAAAATTTGTAAAGCACAGACAAATTGGGATTTAAGTAATAGTATAGAAGATTTAGTAAAAGGTATAAGACATGAGGTAGGTGATAGTAAGGTAATTTTGGGACTCTCTGGAGGAATAGATTCTTTGGTATGTGCTTTGCTGATTAATAAGGCAATAAAGGATAATTTGATATGTGTATTTGTTGATACTGGCTTTTTAAGGAAGAATGAAGCCAATGAGATATTGGAATTTAATAAGAAGTATAATTTGAATATAAAACATATTGATTCTTCTTTGTTGTTTTTAACTAATTTAAGGGATGTAGATGATCCTGAAGAGAAAAGAAAAATTATAGGGAAAACATTTGTAGAAATTTTTGAAAAGGTGGCATTAGAAGAGGATGATATAAAATATTTAGCTCAAGGAACTATTTATTCAGATGTTATTGAATCTGATGTTAAGAATAATGTTTGCTCTTCAAAAAATATTAAATCACATCATAATGTAGGAGGACTTCCCGATAAAATTAACCTAAATTTATTAGAACCGTTAAGGAATCTTTTTAAAGATGAGGTAATTCAATTGGGAGTGCAATTGGGTCTTGAAGAGGAAGTTCTCTATAGACATCCATTTCCAGGGCCAGGATTGGCAATAAGAATAATAGGGGAAATAACAAAAGATAAGATTGATATTTTGCAAGGAGCTGATCATATTTTTATAGAAGAGCTTTTGATAAATAATTTATATTATAAAGTAAGACAAGCATTTGTGGTGTTATTGCCTGTAAGAACTGTAGGTGTTATGGGAGATAACAGAACATATGAATATACAGCTGTCATTCGGTGTGTTAATACTCTAGATTTTATGACAGCTAGTTGGGTTGAGTTACCTTATAGTTTTTTAAGAAAAGTTTCATCACGAATAATTAATGAAATTAGGGGGATAAATAGAGTTTGTTATGATATTTCTTCTAAGCCTCCAGCGACGATAGAATGGGAATAA
- the guaB gene encoding IMP dehydrogenase yields MDKIVKEALTFDDVSLIPRKSSILPSDVNLKTRLTRNIYLNIPFLSSAMDTVTESRMAIAVAKEGGIGVIHKNITIEKQRKEVEIVKSYHRNGIIRNLITINEDTSIKEARRLIVKHNISALPVTDHAGKILGLVTSRDIKYIADDNTPVINAMTKKLITAKEDITLSEAKEILFKHRIEKLLIVDESNSLRGLITCKDIDHVEHQEYFPNACKDMNDRLRVGAAVSTDVDTLERVEELVKADVDVIVVDSAHGHSTKVIEIVRKIKSKYPNLDVIAGNIVTKEAAFDLIDAGADCLKVGIGPGSICTTRIVAGVGVPQLTAINDVFEACKDTNICIIADGGIRFSGDIVKAIAAGADSVMIGNLFAGAHESPSEEVMYNGKKFKIYVGMGSLAAMARGSKSRYFQFESKDSPGKLVPEGIEGMVPYVGKVKDIIFQLKGGLMSGMGYLGVETILELKRDSKFVKISSASLRESHTHDVLEN; encoded by the coding sequence ATGGATAAAATAGTAAAAGAAGCTTTGACTTTTGATGATGTTTCTTTAATTCCTAGGAAATCATCTATATTACCTAGTGATGTTAATTTGAAGACAAGATTAACAAGAAATATATATTTAAATATACCTTTTTTAAGTTCAGCTATGGATACAGTTACAGAAAGTAGAATGGCGATAGCGGTGGCAAAGGAAGGTGGGATAGGTGTTATACATAAGAACATTACTATTGAAAAGCAAAGGAAAGAGGTGGAAATAGTAAAATCTTATCATCGTAATGGGATTATAAGGAATCTTATTACGATTAATGAGGATACTAGTATTAAAGAGGCTAGAAGGTTGATTGTTAAACATAATATTTCTGCATTGCCAGTTACAGATCATGCAGGTAAAATATTAGGTTTAGTAACCAGTAGAGACATTAAGTATATTGCAGATGATAATACTCCTGTGATTAATGCAATGACTAAAAAATTAATTACTGCAAAAGAAGATATTACGTTGTCAGAAGCCAAAGAGATTTTATTTAAGCATAGGATAGAAAAGTTACTTATTGTTGATGAGTCAAATAGTTTGCGAGGATTAATAACTTGCAAGGATATAGATCATGTTGAACATCAAGAATATTTTCCAAATGCATGTAAAGATATGAATGATAGATTGAGGGTTGGGGCAGCTGTTTCTACTGATGTTGATACTTTAGAGCGTGTTGAAGAATTGGTTAAGGCAGATGTTGATGTTATTGTTGTTGATTCTGCACATGGACATTCTACTAAGGTAATTGAGATTGTAAGGAAAATTAAAAGTAAATATCCAAATTTGGATGTTATTGCAGGTAATATAGTAACTAAAGAAGCGGCTTTTGATTTAATTGATGCAGGTGCGGATTGTTTAAAAGTGGGAATAGGTCCTGGGAGTATATGTACAACAAGAATAGTTGCAGGAGTTGGTGTGCCACAGTTGACAGCAATTAATGATGTTTTTGAGGCTTGTAAAGATACAAATATTTGCATTATAGCAGATGGTGGTATTAGATTTTCAGGAGATATAGTTAAAGCAATTGCTGCAGGAGCTGATAGTGTGATGATAGGGAATCTTTTTGCTGGGGCTCATGAATCTCCCTCAGAGGAAGTAATGTATAATGGCAAGAAATTTAAGATTTATGTTGGTATGGGATCTCTTGCTGCTATGGCTAGGGGTTCTAAATCTAGGTATTTTCAATTTGAAAGTAAAGATTCTCCTGGGAAATTGGTTCCTGAGGGTATTGAGGGGATGGTTCCTTATGTTGGTAAGGTAAAAGACATTATCTTTCAATTAAAGGGAGGTTTAATGTCTGGGATGGGATATTTGGGAGTTGAGACAATATTAGAATTAAAGAGAGATTCTAAATTTGTCAAAATAAGTTCCGCATCATTAAGAGAATCTCATACTCATGATGTTTTGGAGAATTAA